The following proteins are co-located in the Vigna angularis cultivar LongXiaoDou No.4 chromosome 2, ASM1680809v1, whole genome shotgun sequence genome:
- the LOC108326958 gene encoding tyrosine-protein phosphatase DSP5 isoform X1 gives MGLIVEVENGDDNDAVLVPPPNFAMVEDCIFRSSFPTSSNFPFLQTLNLRSIIYLCPEPYPEENLEFLRSQNIRLFQFAIEGKTDISTPILKDSIMDALKVLIDVRNHPVLIHCKRGKHRTGCLVGCLRKLQNWCLSSVFEEYQRFAGAKSRTMDLTFIEMFDILSLSQCLYSIIYQYHGYGSKKRRLLYKEENLQKPRLTSF, from the exons ATGGGGTTGATCGTGGAGGTCGAGAACGGCGACGACAACGACGCCGTTCTGGTTCCGCCCCCTAACTTCGCCATGGTCGAGGACTGCATTTTCCGATCCAGCTTTCCTACCTCCTCCAATTTCCCCTTTCTCCAAACCCTAAACCTTCGTTCCATCAT ATACCTGTGCCCCGAGCCTTATCCTGAGGAAAATCTAGAGTTCCTTCGGTCGCAGAATATTCGTCTCTTTCAATTTGCAATTGAGGGGAAAAcg GATATTTCTACCCCTATTCTCAAGGATTCTATCATGGATGCACTGAAAGTTTTGATTG ATGTGAGAAATCACCCTGTTTTGATCCATTGCAAGCGAGGAAAG cATAGAACTGGTTGCCTTGTTGGTTGCTTGCGAAAATTACAGAATTGGTGTTTATCTTCTGTATTTGAGGAGTACCAACGATTTGCTGGTGCTAAATCCAGGACAATGGACTTAACATTTATAGAAATGTTTGACATTCTAAGCCTGAGCCAGTGCCTTTACAGCATAATCTACCAGTACCATGGATATGGTTCGAAAAAGCGTCGGTTGTTGTACAAAGAAGAGAATTTACAGAAGCCCCGATTGACATCATTTTAG
- the LOC108326958 gene encoding tyrosine-protein phosphatase DSP5 isoform X2 — protein MGLIVEVENGDDNDAVLVPPPNFAMVEDCIFRSSFPTSSNFPFLQTLNLRSIIYLCPEPYPEENLEFLRSQNIRLFQFAIEGKTDISTPILKDSIMDALKVLIDVRNHPVLIHCKRGKVLKDAETVNLGIELVALLVACENYRIGVYLLYLRSTNDLLVLNPGQWT, from the exons ATGGGGTTGATCGTGGAGGTCGAGAACGGCGACGACAACGACGCCGTTCTGGTTCCGCCCCCTAACTTCGCCATGGTCGAGGACTGCATTTTCCGATCCAGCTTTCCTACCTCCTCCAATTTCCCCTTTCTCCAAACCCTAAACCTTCGTTCCATCAT ATACCTGTGCCCCGAGCCTTATCCTGAGGAAAATCTAGAGTTCCTTCGGTCGCAGAATATTCGTCTCTTTCAATTTGCAATTGAGGGGAAAAcg GATATTTCTACCCCTATTCTCAAGGATTCTATCATGGATGCACTGAAAGTTTTGATTG ATGTGAGAAATCACCCTGTTTTGATCCATTGCAAGCGAGGAAAGGTATTAAAAGATGCAGAAACTGTAAATTTAGG cATAGAACTGGTTGCCTTGTTGGTTGCTTGCGAAAATTACAGAATTGGTGTTTATCTTCTGTATTTGAGGAGTACCAACGATTTGCTGGTGCTAAATCCAGGACAATGGACTTAA